The DNA window aaattatatttatttaatttgaatattattaataattataataaaataaatttaaaataaaattaatatataaaataaacaattttatttataataagtaaatatataaaataataattaataaaattattgctataaaaataaataaataatttttaattaaaatattgaattatttaaaaaaagtatattaaaaataattttgtataataataatattaaaattaaataaaatatatttaatatattatataataataagttatatataatattaataaaagtataacgataaatacaaaattaagtaatataaaaaaatattgtacttacctgttacaattttataccaaagtataaattatataaagatataaatttataccaatagtaaaattttaaccAACAATGACTCTTGGTATAGTTTATATTATACTAACAGTGTTATATCCCTTAGTACCTATAACCAAACaggccatatatatatatatatatatatgaatgaattaatccCTTAGTACTTACAACCAAACGGgtcctatatatataaatgaatttaggAAAGTATGTTTCAATATGGATCATCATTACATATTCCTTCAACTTGATTCCTCTTCCCACAATTAAGCTTCCTGTCCACACCACCCCCAAgtacttccttcttcttcttcatcatcaatcCTCAAAACAGAGAGAAAGATCAGAGAAATCAATGGAGGTGAATGCAAATGGTGTTCTTGTAGAAGAACTAATATGCCCAATTAGAAGAGGAGAAAACATTACTACTAATTGGATGAATGATTTCCTCTCAAATGGTTGGAATATTTTTCAAGAATCCTTATTCCAacaagaacaacaacaaaacCCATCACTCATTTCTCTTCCAAACCCCCCATTAATAGACAACTTCTTCTTCCCATCTCCTCTGATCAATCATCaagatcattttttattttctttcccaCCTACCCCCAATATCACCAACCCATTAATCCCCATTCAAGATGAATATCAATACAATTATATTACTCCACCaccaccgccgccgccgccgccgccgccgccattCCTCACCGaccaacatcatcatcatcatgttcTTGATCTGCCTGAAAAGCCTGCTGCCCGCCGAACCAAGAAGGTGGAAGGACAACCATCCAAGAATTTAAtggccgaaagaagaagaaggaagagatTGAACGACCGTCTTTCCATGCTCAGATCCATTGTTCCTAAGATAACCAaggttcattttttatttatttatatttatatattcattcattaattaattatagcaATATTATTGGTTGAAGATGGATAGGACATCTATTCTTGGAGATACCATAGATTACATGAAGGAACTTATTCAAAGGATTAAAACCTTGCAAGATtacaatgatgatgataatgatcaAAAGACTAGTCCACAAATGAACATAATAGAAAAGTTCAAGAATGTAAAGCCAAATATGGAAAATTCTGTCAGAAATTGCCCAAaggtaaatttttttattatgttttttttttatgatttatgttataatatttataattttatataattaaattgcaGTTTAATGTGGAGATGATATCAAATGGTGGGACAAGGATT is part of the Impatiens glandulifera chromosome 1, dImpGla2.1, whole genome shotgun sequence genome and encodes:
- the LOC124922068 gene encoding transcription factor bHLH93-like, whose product is MEVNANGVLVEELICPIRRGENITTNWMNDFLSNGWNIFQESLFQQEQQQNPSLISLPNPPLIDNFFFPSPLINHQDHFLFSFPPTPNITNPLIPIQDEYQYNYITPPPPPPPPPPPPFLTDQHHHHHVLDLPEKPAARRTKKVEGQPSKNLMAERRRRKRLNDRLSMLRSIVPKITKMDRTSILGDTIDYMKELIQRIKTLQDYNDDDNDQKTSPQMNIIEKFKNVKPNMENSVRNCPKFNVEMISNGGTRIDMSCVTKPGLLLSTVSTLDSLGLDIQHCVISSFSDFSMQASCSQDSEERSTTSEEIKQMLFRNSGYGGKCL